Part of the Azospirillaceae bacterium genome is shown below.
GCTGTCGGAGCCGGAAACGCTGCGCCGGTACGCCGTCCACTACAAGACCGGCGAGCCGATGCCCGAGGACCTGCTGACGCGGCTGCTGGCCGCCCGGAAGTTCAACCAGGGTTTCGCAACCGTGGAATACACGTCGTCGGCGTTGATCGACCTCGACTTCCACATGCACCCCGCGCCCGGGACCCTCGACGTGGCGGCGTTCGAGCGCGACATGCTGGCCCGGATCGGCATGCCGGCCGCGATCCGGCTGCGTCACCGCCCGACGCACTTCCAGCACCTGTTCGGCGGCGACGGCTACGCGGCGGGCTATTACTCCTACCTGTGGTCGGAGGTGCTGGACTCCGATGGGTTCGAGGCGTTCGTCGAGGCCGGCAGCCCGTTCGACCCCGATCTGGCGGCGCGGCTGAAGACCGTGCTGTCGTCCGGCGACACCCGGGATCCGATGGAGCTCTACGTCGCCTTCCGTGGCCGCGAGCCGGACACGGCACCCCTGCTCAAGCAACGGGGATTGGCCGAGGCCTGAGGATCGCCCCCCGGCCCCCGGACCATCGGGGGCCGGGCTGCGACACCGGTCCTGTTGCCAGGTGGCGCGCCTGCGCGTTAGGACGGAAAGGCCCCACTGCCGGAGGAGAAATGCCGGGCCGCCAGTGCGCCGCGCTTCCCGTCCGCGGAAGCGGCGAAGCCATCGAGGTTCTGCTTGTCACATCCCGCGACACGGGCCGTTGGGTGTTGCCCAAGGGCTGGGTCGAAAAGGGCTGGGCGCCGCCCGACATGGCCGCGCGCGAGGCGTTCGAGGAGGCCGGCGTGGAAGGCCGGATCCGGTCCGCGCCGATCGGGTCCTACACCTATGACAAGCGGCTCCCGAAGAACCGCATCCGCGTCTGCAAGGTCCATGTCTTCGTGCTGGAGGTCGAGCGCGAGCTGGATGCCTGGCCGGAGATGGACCAGCGCCAGCGGCGCTGGATGACCCCCGGCCAAGCGGCGTATCTGGTGGCCGAGGGCGGGCTTGTGGATCTGCTTCTGCGCATCGCCGCCGACCCCGGGCACGTCCTCGACGCCGCGTGACGGCCCCGGGGAGGGCTTCAGCCCCGCCCCGGCCGTCCCAAAAGCCGCCCCACCGGAAACCGCCCGTCCGCCACCAGCACGGTCAGCCATGCCAGCACCCCCAGGACGGTGAAGCCGGCGACGAGCGGGCGCACGGTGCCGTCGAACGCCTGCCCGACCAGCCAGCCGAAGGTGGCGCCGGCGGCGGTGGTGTAGAAGCCGATGAACGAGGAGGCCATGCCGGCGACGCGGCCCAGCGGCTCCATCGCCATGGCGTTGAAGTTCGGCGTGATCAGGCCGAAGCAGAAGAAGGCCGCGGCCAGGAACAGGGCGAGCCCCCACAGGGGCGGATGCGCGGGCCAGCCCAGGGCGACCATCACCGCGCAGGCGGCGACGTACCCGATCAGCGCGGAATGGGAGACCCGGCGCATGCCCAGGCGCATCACCAGCTGCGCATTGGTGAGCGAGGCCACGGCCATTACCGCGGCAATGGCGCCGAACACGACCGGGAACATCGCGCCCAGCCCGTAGACGTCCACGAAGACCTGCTGGGCGCTGCCGATGTAGCTGAGCAGCCCGCCGAACAGGAAGCCCATGGCCACGGTGTAGCCCAGCGTGGTGCGGTTGGTGACGACCATCCGGAACGTCGCGGCCAAGGCGCCCGGGGACAGCGGCTGCCGGGCCGCGGCGGGGCGCGTTTCGGGCAGGCGCAGGACCATCCAGCCCAACACCAGGGCCGCCGTCAGGAACAGGAATCCGAAGATCCAGGGCCACGGGCCCAGGTGCAGGATGCCTTCGCCCATGGCCGGGGCCAGGATCGGCACGATGATGAAGACCATCATGATGAAGGACATGACCCGGGACATGGCCGGTCCCGCGAAACGGTCGCGCACGATGGCGATCGAGACGACCCGGGGTGCCGCCGCCCCGAACCCCTGCACCGCGCGGGCGGCCAGCAGCCATCCGAACCCGGGCGCCAGCACCGCCCCGATGGCGCCGACGGCGAAAATCAGCAGGCCGGCGACCAGCACCGGCTTGCGCCCGAACCGGTCGGACAGGGGGCCGTGGAACGGCTGGCCCAGGGCGAACCCCACCATGTAGATGGTGACGACGAGCTGCCGGTCGTTCGGCTCCGCCACCGCAAAGGTGCGCGCGATGTCCGGCAGGGCGACCAGCATGATGTCGATGCCCAGGGCGGTCAGCGCCATCAGCAGGGCGATGAGCGCCACGAACTCGCCGAAGCGGATGTCGCGGGGCGGCGTGCTCACGGGCGGAGCCGCCCCGGTGCCGGTGGGGGTGCCGGTGGAGGTGTTGTTGAGGGCGTCGGGCATGCCGGCAGCTTCCTATGCCCCGGCGTCCGGGGCAAGGCGGTCATGGCCGGGGCGCCCCCGGCGCCGGCGTCGGCGCTCCGCTTGGCTTGCGCGGCCCTGTTTGGAGATTGGGCGGTCTTAGCCGGGCCACGCCTCCGCCGCCTCGCGGGCGGCCGTCCGCAGGGCCGCGCACCCGGATGACAGGGCGGGTCGGATGCGGGCGCGCGCGTCCGCCAGCTTGCCGTGCCGTGCCGCCAGCAGCGCCAGCCGGTAGGCGTCCAGGCCCGCGATGTCGCCGGCGCAGGCGTCGATCAGGCGCGCGCGCCGGCCGCCGCCGTCCTCGAAGTTGAAGCCGCTGTCCGGGAAGCGGGCGGACAGTTCGGCATAGGCCTGCCGGGCCGTCCAGAAACCGCCGCCGAAGAAGGCCGCGTTGCCCAGGCGCAGCAGCACGCCGTCCATGCCGGGCAGGTCGGGGCAGCGCCCGCGCACCTCGGCCAGCGACGCGGCGACCCAGGGCAGGATGCGCAACTCGGCTTCGGGGGTGTCGACGGCCCGCAGATGGGTTTCCGTCTCCGCCACCCGGGCGGCGCACTGCGCGGGGTCCAGGGGCTGCGGAACCGGGGGCTGGGCCGCCGGCCCGCCCAACTGGGCGCAGGCGGACAGGCCGAGCGCCGCGAGCGCGGCCAGGGCATGCCGGAGGGGGGGGCGTCGGGGTTTGATGCCGCGGAGCGAAAGTTTCGACTTTCGTTCCGCGGAGGGCGCGACGGCGCCCCGCGCCCACTGGCGCGTGAGCCAAGCCGGAGGCGCCGGCGACTGAGGAAACGAGCCAAACGCATGTCCCCATGCGCTCGGCGGTATGAGGCGTCGGGGTTCGGGGTGTCGCATGGACGCCCCTTTGCCCCAACTCGCCCACCGAAGTCCAGAACCGCCGGCTCTCCGGTCCTGGTTTTATCCGCCCCGGTTCATCCGGTTCTCGACCAGATCGGTCACCACGCCGGGGTCGGCCAGGGTCGAGGTGTCGCCCAGGCTTTCGTACTCGTTGGCGGCGATCTTGCGCAGGATGCGGCGCATGATCTTGCCCGACCGGGTCTTGGGCAGGTTCGGCGCCCACTGGATCAGGTCCGGGGTGGCGATCGGCCCGATCTCCTTGCGCACCCAGGCCACCAGCTCCTTGCGCAGCTCCTCGCTCTGGGGCTCGCCGGCGTTCAGCGTGACGTAGGCGTAGATGCCCTGGCCCTTGATGTCGTGCGGATAGCCCACGACGGCGGCCTCGGCGACCTTGGGGTGGGCGACCAGCGCGCTTTCCACCTCGGCCGTGCCCAGGCGGTGGCCCGACACGTTGAGGACGTCGTCCACCCGGCCGGTGATCCAATAGTAGCCGTCGGCGTCGCGGCGGCAGCCGTCGCCGGTGAAGTACTTGCCCGGGAACGTCGAGAAATAGGTCTGCACGAAGCGCGGGTGGTCGCCGAACACGGTGCGCATCTGGCCCGGCCAACTGTCGGCGATGCACAGGTTGCCCTCGGCCTCGCCCTCCAGCACCGTGCCGTCGTTGTCGACGATCACCGGCCGCACGCCGAAGAACGGCTTGGTGGCCGAACCCGGCTTGGCCGGGATGGCGCCCGGCAGCGGCGTGATCAGGATGCCGCCCGTCTCGGTCTGCCACCAGGTGTCGACGATGGGGCAGCGCCCGTCCCCGACCACGTTGTGGTACCAGAGCCAGGCTTCGGGATTGATCGGCTCGCCCACCGAGCCCAGCAGGCGCAGGCTCTTGCGGCTGGTCTTCTTCACCGGCCCTTCGCCCTCGCGCATCAGGGCGCGGATGGCGGTGGGGGCGGTGTAGAAGATGTTGACCTTGTGCTTGTCCACCACCTGCCAGAAGCGCGAGCTATCCGGGTAGTTGGGCACGCCCTCGAACATCAGCGTGGTGGCGCCGTTGGCCAGCGGGCCATACAGGATGTAGCTGTGGCCGGTGACCCAGCCGACGTCGGCCGTGCACCAGTAGACCTCGCCCTCGTGGTAGTCGAAGACGTACTGGTGGGTCATGGACGCGAAGACCATGTAGCCGCCGGTCGTGTGCAGCACGCCCTTGGGCTTGCCGGTCGAGCCCGAGGTGTAGAGGATGAACAGGGGATCCTCGGCCCCCATCTCCTCGCACGGGCAGTCTTCGGACGCGGCCTCGATCGCCTCGTGGTACCAGATGTCGCGGCCCTGGGTCCAACCGACCGGGCCGCCGGTGCGGCGCACCACGATGACCGTGTCGACGTCCGGGCAGGATTTCAGCGCCTGGTCGGCGTTGGCCTTCAACGGCACCTTGCGCCCGCCGCGCAGACCCTCGTCGGTGGTGATCAGGACCTTCGCCCCGCAGTCGAGGATGCGGTCCTTCAGGCTGTCCGGCGAAAATCCGCCGAACACCACCGAGTGGACGGCCCCGATCCGCGCGCAGGCCAGCATGGCGTACGCGGCCTCGGGGATCATGGGCATGTAGATCGTGATCCGGTCGCCCTTCCGCACGCCGCGCGACTTCAGCACGTTCGCCAGCCGCGTGACGTTGCGGTGCACCTCGGCGTAGGTGACGTGCCTGTGCTCGTCCGGGCTGTCGCCTTCCCACAGGATGGCGGTCTGGTCGGCGCGGGCGGGCAGGTGCCGGTCCACGCAGTTGTAGCAGGCGTTGGTGGTGCCGTCGGCGTACCAGCGGATGCGCACGTCGCCGTTGAAATCGACGTCCTTCACCTGGGTGTACGGCTTGAACCAGTGGATGCGGCGCCCCTGCTCGCCCCAGAACCCGGCCGGGTCCTCGATCGAGGCGGCGTACATCCGCTCGTACTTGTCCGCGTCGATCCAGGCGGACTTGGCGACCGCTTCGGGCACCGGAAACAGGTTGCTGGCCATGGCGCTACGCCTCCCTGGCATCGCTTTTTGAATTTGGGCGCATTATTGCCACCCCGCCCGCCTTCCACAAGGCGGCGGACGGTGGATGGGGCGTCGACCGGCCGACGGGGGCGCCGCGACGGCGGCCGGTCAGTTCAACCGGGTCGGCGCGTTGGCGGGGCTGTCCAGCGAGAAGGCCGGGATCTGCGCCTCGAAGGCGCCGCCGCCCGCGCGTTCCATGCGGTAGCTGCCGGCCATGAACCCGGACGGGGTCGAAAGCGGGCAGCCGCTCGTGTACTCGAACGCCTCGCCGGGTTCCAGGACCGGCTGTTCGCCCACGACGCCGACGCCGACCACCTCCTGCACGCGCCCGGTGGCGTCGGTGATGCGCCAGTGGCGGTGGGTCAGGCGGACGGTCTCCGCGCCCTGGTTCTCGATGCGGACGTGATAGGCCCAGAACCAGTGCCGCTCCTGGGGCGAGGACTGGGCCGCCAAGTATTCGGGCCGGACCGTGATCCGGATGTGGTTCGTGGTCTGGGTGTACATCGCCGTGGACCCTGGTCGGCGGACCACGCTAGCGCATGGCGGACGGGGCTCCAAGGGGCGGAGGTGGGGGACGGCGGTGGCGCAAAAGAAACGGGCCCTCCCCGTGGGAAGGGCCCGCGAGCACCATTGCGCAGGGTCGGCCTTACTGGAAGCGGACCTCGGCGCGGCGGTTGGACGGCTCGCGCACGCCGTCGGGGGTCTGCACCAGCGGCTGTTCCTCGCCGGCGGCGTTGGTGTTGATCTGGTTCGTCTGGACGCCGGCCTGCTGCAACGCCTGGCGGACCGCCTCGGCCCGG
Proteins encoded:
- the acs gene encoding acetate--CoA ligase, whose protein sequence is MASNLFPVPEAVAKSAWIDADKYERMYAASIEDPAGFWGEQGRRIHWFKPYTQVKDVDFNGDVRIRWYADGTTNACYNCVDRHLPARADQTAILWEGDSPDEHRHVTYAEVHRNVTRLANVLKSRGVRKGDRITIYMPMIPEAAYAMLACARIGAVHSVVFGGFSPDSLKDRILDCGAKVLITTDEGLRGGRKVPLKANADQALKSCPDVDTVIVVRRTGGPVGWTQGRDIWYHEAIEAASEDCPCEEMGAEDPLFILYTSGSTGKPKGVLHTTGGYMVFASMTHQYVFDYHEGEVYWCTADVGWVTGHSYILYGPLANGATTLMFEGVPNYPDSSRFWQVVDKHKVNIFYTAPTAIRALMREGEGPVKKTSRKSLRLLGSVGEPINPEAWLWYHNVVGDGRCPIVDTWWQTETGGILITPLPGAIPAKPGSATKPFFGVRPVIVDNDGTVLEGEAEGNLCIADSWPGQMRTVFGDHPRFVQTYFSTFPGKYFTGDGCRRDADGYYWITGRVDDVLNVSGHRLGTAEVESALVAHPKVAEAAVVGYPHDIKGQGIYAYVTLNAGEPQSEELRKELVAWVRKEIGPIATPDLIQWAPNLPKTRSGKIMRRILRKIAANEYESLGDTSTLADPGVVTDLVENRMNRGG
- the apaG gene encoding Co2+/Mg2+ efflux protein ApaG, with protein sequence MYTQTTNHIRITVRPEYLAAQSSPQERHWFWAYHVRIENQGAETVRLTHRHWRITDATGRVQEVVGVGVVGEQPVLEPGEAFEYTSGCPLSTPSGFMAGSYRMERAGGGAFEAQIPAFSLDSPANAPTRLN
- a CDS encoding NUDIX hydrolase yields the protein MPGRQCAALPVRGSGEAIEVLLVTSRDTGRWVLPKGWVEKGWAPPDMAAREAFEEAGVEGRIRSAPIGSYTYDKRLPKNRIRVCKVHVFVLEVERELDAWPEMDQRQRRWMTPGQAAYLVAEGGLVDLLLRIAADPGHVLDAA
- a CDS encoding multidrug effflux MFS transporter, which encodes MPDALNNTSTGTPTGTGAAPPVSTPPRDIRFGEFVALIALLMALTALGIDIMLVALPDIARTFAVAEPNDRQLVVTIYMVGFALGQPFHGPLSDRFGRKPVLVAGLLIFAVGAIGAVLAPGFGWLLAARAVQGFGAAAPRVVSIAIVRDRFAGPAMSRVMSFIMMVFIIVPILAPAMGEGILHLGPWPWIFGFLFLTAALVLGWMVLRLPETRPAAARQPLSPGALAATFRMVVTNRTTLGYTVAMGFLFGGLLSYIGSAQQVFVDVYGLGAMFPVVFGAIAAVMAVASLTNAQLVMRLGMRRVSHSALIGYVAACAVMVALGWPAHPPLWGLALFLAAAFFCFGLITPNFNAMAMEPLGRVAGMASSFIGFYTTAAGATFGWLVGQAFDGTVRPLVAGFTVLGVLAWLTVLVADGRFPVGRLLGRPGRG